The DNA sequence ATGATCTGCATGGTCCTTTTCACGATCGTCTCGGTTTTCCATGTCTGGTCGCGTTTCAAGCTGATCGACCTGAATCTGCGCATATCCGAGACCAACCGCCAACTGAAGGATGCGGAGGAGGAACAGAAACGGCTCAAACTTGAGGCGGCATCCCTCAAGACACCTGAACGCATCGAGACCATCGCCAAAAGCGACCTTGCCATGGGCCTGCCCACCGAGCAACAGGTGATCGTCGTCAAATGAATACCGACCGGGAAAAATGGGCCAGGGTCCGGATCGTCATGATCGG is a window from the Oryzomonas sagensis genome containing:
- the ftsL gene encoding cell division protein FtsL, with product MAQARTEYGKVVAPRPLSGTELVTQRVDMFKFLMICMVLFTIVSVFHVWSRFKLIDLNLRISETNRQLKDAEEEQKRLKLEAASLKTPERIETIAKSDLAMGLPTEQQVIVVK